tccctttctctactTCCCCCTTAAGGCTGGGCATCCTTGGAGGTAGGTCTGTACCTTGGGATAACCTCAATGGGAAATCCCTGTTCactcttttcccttcctcctccccacaaCTCCCCATGCAGGTAGCTCCTACATCAGTGCCCTCGAGGTCGGAGGCCTTGTAGGAAGCATTGCAGCTGGTTACCTGTCAGACAGGGCCATGGCGAAGGTGAGTGGGCAGGAGGAACTGCGAAGAGAGGCCCTTTGAGGCTTCCTCGCATGGCTGGGCCAGCCAGTGGAGATGGGAGTCCTGGCAAATGAGCTGGTTAGCAGAGGGTAGACGTTGGGTGAGATGGGAGTGTTTCCAGGTTTCTCTTGACCTGCCTTGGTGAGCTTCTCTTTCCCACTGAAGGAGACCCAGAATCTCTCTCCCTAGTTAGTAGGCTTCTCTGCCTCAAGAAAACTAGGGGTGGCAGTGGACTAGGTACAGCTCCCTAGCACGTGTCCCATGCCTGCCCCAAGGTGGAGGAAGGGATGTTGTGGAATTTGGCCTCAGAACACGGAGCAGCTCCCAGGGCCTCCCAGAGCTGTCTGGGTCCAAGAACTGTGACAGATTGCCAAAGACCTGTCAGCAATAGCCCTGCTGTGTCAGAGTCCAGGGGTGGGAGTGTTTTGCCCTGCTTGGAGGGCCTGATATGGCTGTTATTGTATCCATAGGCAGGGCTGTCTCTGTATGGGAACCCTCGTCACGGCCTATTGCTACTCATGATGGCTGGGATGGCAGCATCCATGTTCCTCTTCCGAGTAACGGTGACCAGTGACTCACCCAAGGTAAATAGAGAGCCTGGCTGGCTGAAAGGTACAAGGAGAGGAAGTAAGACATCCTCCTCTGGGCCCGCTCCTTCTCCCTTTGCTTCTGTTTATACCTTATTCTCCCTCTTTGGTACTTTGTGTCTCGCCTCCACTCTGGGCctggttttcttctctttcctctgctctctaGGATGCTTTCTGGACTCCTGCTCTCCATCCTCTGGCTGAGCTCACAGGCTTTACGGAGCATGAGGTGCCTTAAAGATATCTCTGGTTTTCCTCCTGGTCTGTCGTACTTTTGTTTCACCCTTATCTTGCCCTTAATTAGCCCAGCTTGCACAAAGTCTGAAACAGCCAGCATCCAACTCTGAGGGGTGACTCTATCTCCCCTGTCCTTGTCCACCTAGACCTTTGGGGTTGGCTCATTCACTGTGGGGTGAGAATGGTTCCCGACTATGCCTTGTCTAGTTTGTTCCTGACGGCTAGGCTCTCTTTCTTCAATAGGCACCTATGGACACTCTATAGTTCTCAATGCCCCCTCTCGCTCTTCTTGCAGATCTGGATCCTGGTTTTAGGAGCCGTGTTTGGTTTCTCTTCTTATGGTCCCATTGCCTTGTTTGGAGTCATAGCCAATGAGAGTGCACCTCCCAACTTGTGTGGAACCTCTCATGCTATTGTGGGACTTATGGCCAATGGTAAGTCCTTCACTGCTTTGCTCGGGCCTATTAGAGGCAGAATGCCTCCCAGCTTAACCCTCACATGTGGCTCACTTCTTCTCCCCGCAGTGGGTGGATTTCTGGCTGGCTTACCCTTCAGCACCATTGCCAAGCACTATAGCTGGAGCACAGCCTTCTGGGTGGCAGAAGTGGTTTGTGGAGCCAGCACAGTTGTCTTCTTCTTGCTTCGAAATATCCGCACCAAGATGGGCCGAGTATCCAAGAAGGGAGAGTGAATCGAGTCCTCGCTATGGAGCATCCCCAACTGCAGCCTTACTGGCAGGACACGGAAAGGAGAGCGGCTGCTCTGGCTAACACAGAACCTTTACGTTTCTGTGTCTCCACTGTCTCTCTGAACCTCCATGGTGCTGCAAGTTACCAGTGGCTAATGAGGTCCCGACTCCCATCCCATGctctatttaaaatgatgatgTTTGGTTCTAGACTCCATCAGCTTCTGTTTCTACCTTCTGGCAGACAGGCAACTCCTGAATTCAGAGTGTCTCCTATACCCTTCTTCTTCTCCTAGGTCCTGATCTCCTAGTGAGTATTAATGGCCTGTGGTTTCTGCTGTACCCCAAGGCTTCTTGGCAGGGGGCAAAATTGTTGCCAATACCTCAGTCCCTAAGGGAGGAGAGGAGTCCACCACTCTCATGAATACCCTGGGACAAAAGGGAAGAATATAGAGGGCAAACCGACTTGTATAGATCAATAAAGCTAGATTTGATACTAAACAGTCAGTGGCTCATCCTTTCAAAGGGAGACATAAACTAGACAAAGCTTTTCTTGGGAAAGTGTTCTTACCAGTATCTGTTTTTTCCACCCCCAAAAGGAAAGACTTTTTTTCTCTGGAGTGAAACAGCAGAGGTAAtagatggacttttttttttttttttggtttctcgagacagggtttctctgtgtagccctggctgtcctggaactcactttgtagaccagattggcctcaaactcagaaatccacctgcctctgcctcccgagtgctgggattaaaggcgtgcgccaccacgcccagcagatgGACCCTTTTAAGTACAAGCTCGGCATGCAGCTAATGCTGTACACTTACACTAGGTTGCAGGTAGGTTAAATAGGTTTAAGGAAGGGGGCTCTGAAAGCATGGGTCCACACTTAGGCCATTTGTAACTGGCTTGAGAGCTCTGAAACACAGGTATTTTATAATGTGCTAAATTCTGTAAGAGATTAGAACAGAACATACACCGCAGGGTCAGAGATCATACTGAGATAAAATTTAGCTTGATTTCAAGTGCAAGTAAGTAAGTGTCCCATCATCCACCACGGCCACCTCAGGCCCCAGAGAACCAGCAGCTCTGGGGCCGGGCCGCCTCTAAGGCTCAAGAGTCGCTATCCTGCTAGTTTGTCTAATGAACATCGTTTGTCTTGTTTTCTAGAAGATAGTACTTTATATTCACTGAATGCCCTTAGCAAttctgccttcccctcccctgcccttctcccAAATGATCAGTTAGGAGAGAAAACACTAAAACAAAGGAATGTTTATTTCAGCATTGCTAAGCCAGTTTCCTCCATAAATAAATCTATACAGAGTAGGACTGTAATATATACAGAGGGGCAGAGAACACAGCATTCGAGCCCAGGATCTGTCACCATCACCAGGCTCAGTGGTCTACCATTTTCAAGTATATTAGCAAGGCTGCTACAACAGGACCCTCACCGAGTAGACACAGCAAAGCCCTCTGGAGCACGTCTCAGAATTTAGGGCGTCCATTCCAGGTTCATCCTATGACCCAGGTCCAAAAGTGCCAGCCTTCTCTGCCACCTCTAGAGCTAGCTTCAGGTTTTGATCAAACAGCTCGCATCTAGGTCAGACCCAGAAGACAAGAAACTGTGAGGGATGAGACTTCCACCACAAGGGTAGAGGCAGAATCGGTAGGAATGACTTGAAGAACGTGAAGCCTACGGAAACCCTGTGTCCTCAAGACAAACAGAGCTGGTCACTGCTGTCTTTCCCTAAAAGCAGTGCTTGGTCACACTTTAAATGACTTGGGAGCTAGCACAAAGCTTTGGCAGAATCTGGTGAATGGGGCTACCTACCTGATAGGCATTTCCAAGGAGTAGAATGGATTCTTGAGGGCAAAGTCTGAgtaaatttcataaatttttcGGAGAAGAGAATCTATTCCAGCTTGCCTAGGGTCTGCCAGGACCACAAACTTGATCCCTGGAGAAAAGTCAGGAACAGTTACTCAAGGACAGAGAATGCATCAAAAACCATCCTGTATTTTTGCAGCCCCTTCAGTTTTATAAACTACTATCATAAGCCCATTTTTACTTTGTCCTTATTGCCACATAAAGCAGCGAACAAAGGAGGCTAGAGATGGGGTGACTTCACTCTCCCTGGGTgacagagtgaccagattcaagaTCAGCTGCCATTTTCAGACTTGCAGTTCCTCTGAAGAAATAGAATTACTGAAGCCAAGCTCTGGGGCCTCAGCTATCCACACCAAGGAGTGAAGCAATTAAGTAGGATCCAAAGGCCATGTCTACTTGGCTTTCAAATTTGATTTAGAACGCACACCTTCCAAAATGTGAGAAGCCTACCAATTCACAACCAGGGTTGAGCATGCTGGCTGACACAAACAAAGTCAGCCTTGGACTAAAGAATGGCTttggggctgggcagtggtggcgcatgcctttagtcccagcacttaggaggcagaggcaggtggatttctgagttcaaggccagtctggtctacagaataagtttcaggacagccaagggctgcatagagaaagaaaccctgtctcaaaaaaacaaaaaaagaaaaaaacaaaaaaccaagagtgGCTTTGTAAAAATGGGTGTGTTGTACATGTGTGCCCGGGAAACCTGACACCATCCCTGTTGTTTACCTAAGCTTTCTCGGGTCAGTCCCTTGGTCCATACTGGACTAATGTGCTCCATCTATCCCTATGACCTCTGTAGGCACATAcctgtcagtgtttggaagcagTGCAGTTTGAAGGTGTCTGTTTCCAGCATCTCAATGCCTGAACTGCCCTGTTCCGGAGATAGCTGGGAACCAATGGCAAAGAGCCTGTATGCAAAAGAGGTAAAGTTGGGAATGCACCATGTGACATGAAGGGAAAGTCCTCAACCTTTTCCACTCAAGTACCCAATCTTTGGAGGAATTCACTTTCCAGGGCCAGTCAGGAGAAATACTGTGAACAGTCTAGCAGGAGTGTCaacatttcttttaggtttatctCCCTTCTGTACACACTATATCTTATACACTTTGCTACAAAACATTGTTtccctaagatttatttaatttttatttaccatCTCACTTAGTCACCTGGTGACAGAGAAGTCACTCCATCTCTAGCCGCCTCTGTAGGCTGCTTTATGTagcaataaaaactaaaaatgggCTTATGgaagtgtatgagtgtttttgcctgcatggatgcatgtgtaccacatatgtgcctggtgactatggaagccagaagaagccaTCACGTCCCTTCCAATAggagttggttgtgagccaccatgtggatgctagctctctgcaagaacagcaaacaccaaaccatttcttcagccccaaaCTGAAACATGTTATACTAAACGTGTTAGCTAAAGCCAACATGCTACGGAATACGTACCTTATTAGTTCATGGCTACTGCTATGTCAACACACCTTACACTACAGGCAGTCACAggaagactttctttctttctcttttttttttttttttttttgagacagggtttctctgtgtagccatggctgtcctggaactcacccttatagaccaggctggcctcaaacttagaaatccgcctgcctctgcctcccaagtgctgggatcaaaggcatgcgccacgcCCGGCTACAGAAAGAATTTCAATGTCCACTTAATTTAATTATCTAAttaagtggtggtggtggtgattggcacacgcctttaaacccagcgcttggaaggcagagagaagtggatctctgagtttgaggctaggctggtctacagagtgagttccaagacaacctagtcttccactagcagcctttggattaagacatagaactctcagctcctcctgcgtcatgcctgcctggatactgccatgctctcaccttgatgataatggactgaacctctgaacctgtaagccagccccaattaaatgttttttataagacttgccttggtcatggtgtctgttcacagcagtaaaaccctaatacagaagttgaagagaaaccctatcccccccaaatttttttttttcaaaaattcaaTTACCTTATGTTAATGATGAAGAAACTAGGGTCAAGAGGACAAGACCTGACTGGGCAAAAATCAAACTACCTCAAACCTGGCTATAGTTGACATTTCTTCATAAAAAGAGTTCAGCCACTTAAAGAGGTACACAGTAATTGTACCTCTTTAAGTACACAAAGAAACACTTTAGCCGGCCTAGAGACAGATGCACTAGTCAGGGGAGGAAATGTTTAAAAGGGGTAGGGAAACTTACGAGTGGAACATCGAGGCCAGCATAAGCTTCTCGTTAGAGGTAAGGCGGGGCCGGCCGAATCGGATGGAAACCGGGTAATTCGCAGGGTTACCCAGATACTCCAGCACTTCTTTCCCGTCAGCCGTGTACTTGCCATTCACGTCCATGCCATTGATGGCCAACACTGCATGGCCCACTACAAGAAGAGTGGCTAAGGATCAGAGATGGCCCGGGCCACTCCCCGCCCCGCTTACTCCCACTCCCATTCTTTCACTctcactcccactcccaccccgcaCCAGCCCACTTCCGCAGCGCCAGCCCCGCCCTCGAGCCCGGCCCACCCCGGATGCCGTCGCGCTGGCCGAAAGCGACCAGCACGCGTTCGTCGTGCAGTTTCAGCAGCAGGTCCAGCGGGTAACTGAAAGTCTTCTCAGCCTCAGCCCGTGGCGAATAGCTGTCCCACTGGTAAATCAGGCCGCCGGCTTTGTTCACCACGTACACGCTAAAAATCGCCATCACTGTGCTACGGATAGGGTACTACGATCCCGCCCCTTCCAGGCGCTCCAGTCCCGGAACTGGTGTCATAGCCTCGCCTCTGCTCTCCCTCCTGCGGCCCTCCCCCCTCCTAAAGCGCACGCGCAAGCCAAGGCCCCCATTGCTTTAACAAACACATTTCTGGGAACTGGCCTACTGTATTTCTCAGTGACAGAGCAGAGAATTAGTGGCTGTTGGGTGACCCGCAGCAAAGTGCAGCAATTTTACGACCAGTCTCAGAGTTTGCAGGTTGGAAGTCacgccccctatcccatcccacaAGAGGCGGAGTTTAGCCAAGACGTGGCTCCACCCATTGCCCCGGAAGTACTCTCTCGAGGCAGAGGTTTCTGGGATTGTTGGGCCACCGGGCTTCCTTTTTTTCCGACATCTTAGCGAGGCTGCTGTGGTCTACACGACTCTCTGAGCTTCGCCATGGTAAGGCCCGCGAGGGTTGAGCAGTGGGGTTCAGAGGATCGGGCGGTGCTGGGGGGAGGTGGAGGCGACCCTACACGGACTGCTTCGTGACCCGCGGGCCTGCCTCTCCGGGCGGCTGCCGCCATCGTGTCCATGTGCTCCGGCGGCGGCGCCTGGGTGGGTGAAGGGCTGCGATCGGGGTGCATGGGACCACCATGTGACTGGCCTGCACTCCCGCTTTCTTCCCCTAGCCTCCCAAAGAcgacaagaagaagaaagatgccGGAAAGTCGGCCAAAAAGGATAAAGACCCAGTAAATAAATCTGGTGGCAAGGCCAAGAAGAAGGTAGGCGATAGCTATTTGTAATGGGAATCTGTGGGACCTGTCGTGAACTTGTGCTGTAAGTTTTTCCCCAGATACCGAATTCTAAAATCACATAGTCACTTTAAGAATACAGTGGTGTAATACTTTTATAAAGTAATGGTATTAAACCTTATTAATGTTACGACCCTTTTAAGATGGTTCCCCTTTTGACCACCAGCTGTGAAATTActatttgttttttcaagatgggtttctctgaatagccctgactgtcctgaactcactctgtagaccaggctggcctcgaacttagaaatctgcctgcctcggcctcccgagtgctgggattaaaggcatgtgccaccactgcccagctcatgaaattatttttttttttatgaaattatttttgttgttgctacttaatagttttgctactgctatgaactgTAAGGCATATGTCTGGTCTTCAGGGTATCTGATAGCGACTCCAAAGTTGCCAATGCAATAAGCCAAGAAGTCTCTAATTTCCCTGAGATGATCGTGACAGAGCTTTCTCAGATGCTTGATGTTAGGGAGCAAAGGGATGGTTCTGACTGGTTCTCATTTGTTTTGATGAGCAGAAGTGGTCCAAAGGCAAAGTTCGGGACAAGTTGAACAATCTTGTCCTGTTCGACAAAGCGACATACGACAAGCTCTGTAAGGAGGTTCCGAACTATAAGCTTATTACTCCAGCCGTGGTCTCTGAGAGACTGAAGATTCGCGGTTCCTTGGCCAGGGCAGCCCTTCAGGAGCTCCTTAGTAAAGGTAGGTGATGTGCCCTTGTTCTTACCAGTGCATTGTCTTGTTGGGAGCAGTATGACTGGAAAGACTTATGAAGgatagactgacttccagagtctTAAGTTTTAGTAACTTCAGTGTCCTGCATTCCTTTGCAGTCCTTGAATTCCTggccctttttatttatttatttattgcttctcCGTTAATTGGGATTAAAGTCCAGAGTACCACCTTGCCTTGTTATTTTGGAATGCCATCTCACTTTGTTGTCCGGGCAaattattctcctgcctctggtgggattttttttgtttgtttgtttttttgtttttcgagacagggtttcctctgtgtagccctggctgtcctggaactcactctgtagaccaggctggccttgaattaagaaatctgcccgcctctgcctcccgagtgctgggattaaaggcgtgcgccaccacgcccggcttggctATAGTTTTAAGTACATAAACTTAGCAGATAGGATCTAGGTGTTGTTACAAGTATAAACTATGGTCCTTAACATAGAGGTGGTGGCCCCTTAAGTCTGTGCCAAGGATGTGGAAGAGTTTGTGTAGTTACTCCTGTAACCACAACACTTCCATGGCAAAATGGACTTACCCAGGAGCTCAGGCCAACTCTGCACGGCACCCGCTGTACAGCAGCGTGAGACATACTGCCTCAACAGGATGGAAGAAAAGACTGACTTCAGATAGGGTGATTCTCTCTACGTGCAAATACACTAAATTATTAGTAAATCCTAAAAACAGCTACATTGATGGCTGgcttgttggtcttcctgtccTAGACAGAGTTGGGATTAAGGGTACACGCTTGTGAGCCCAGCACACTGAAGGCTAAAAGGGT
This portion of the Mus musculus strain C57BL/6J chromosome 9, GRCm38.p6 C57BL/6J genome encodes:
- the Trappc4 gene encoding trafficking protein particle complex subunit 4 isoform X1 codes for the protein MASTRLTGKKCWSIWVTLRITRFPSDSAGPALPLTRSLCWPRCSTRIKFVVLADPRQAGIDSLLRKIYEIYSDFALKNPFYSLEMPIRCELFDQNLKLALEVAEKAGTFGPGS
- the Trappc4 gene encoding trafficking protein particle complex subunit 4 — protein: MAIFSVYVVNKAGGLIYQWDSYSPRAEAEKTFSYPLDLLLKLHDERVLVAFGQRDGIRVGHAVLAINGMDVNGKYTADGKEVLEYLGNPANYPVSIRFGRPRLTSNEKLMLASMFHSLFAIGSQLSPEQGSSGIEMLETDTFKLHCFQTLTGIKFVVLADPRQAGIDSLLRKIYEIYSDFALKNPFYSLEMPIRCELFDQNLKLALEVAEKAGTFGPGS
- the Rps25 gene encoding 40S ribosomal protein S25 is translated as MPPKDDKKKKDAGKSAKKDKDPVNKSGGKAKKKKWSKGKVRDKLNNLVLFDKATYDKLCKEVPNYKLITPAVVSERLKIRGSLARAALQELLSKGLIKLVSKHRAQVIYTRNTKGGDAPAAGEDA